The genomic interval CGGGAGACCACGGGGCATGGGCCTGAGATTGCTTTCAGCGTGTTTGCCAAAATTCATTCTAGCAGCTTCAAACTAGAAACCGCAGCCCTTAGTAAACAGACTCCTCCTCTCCGACGAGGGTTTTCAGAAGTCTTTTTATCAGGAAGGATCCAAAGGCTCATGTCTCTGGGGCATTTTCTTTCAGATTCTATcagccctcttcctttctctactgTTTCTCTCTATCATTCACGCAGTCATTCAGAAATGGCTTTCCTCAAACTCTGAGATTCATGTAATAGTGAATCTGATCAGAGATAAACAATCCCCTGAGTTGCCAATTTTCAAGTCCATCTGTGCCCAATTCAAAATAAAGTATTGGACATTTACATTCAGGTAGGTATTTCCAAAGATTTTGCATTGATAGGAATAGAGTAAGGAAAATATAATATCACCAGTTGGCCAGCTCCCCAAGTCTAGTGTCAAAATTCCTGGCATCTCATTGCTGGAGTTGTATAGACCTCTAAGGCTCAAGGGAAAAAGGCAAAACAGTGCAAAAAGATGTTAAAACCCTATTggaaaatgagttaaaaagcaagcACACCCTCCTgacctataaaaataatttcaacccACAGGGGGATTTGGGTCCAAGAGTTTTGTCTTAACATTTGTTCAAGAGGAAGCTATTTGTGAAGAGTCCTCAAGGGAATTAGGACCAGGGTGGTGCCAAATCACCATCACTTACCACTCACTTATAAAGAATGGGTGAGATTGAAAAGGCTAGGCAGGAAACCCTTAAAAACTGAGTATAGAGAGGCTACTCCTCTTCCTACTGAATGGGGGAGTAGAAATTGGTGTGGGAATTGAGGTTCTATTGAATTCCTAATATGTATCAGACACTGTGGTAGGCATTGTACATCTATGACTTATTTCATCTGCATGTTACCcaatagatggggaaactgaggcttgggtaACTAAATTCACTTATCCTAAAGGACATAAGTAAGGAGAGCTGAGCATCGAGCTAGACTATCAGACCTGCACTGCTTCTGTTATCACACAGTTCCTACCCAAACTCCTTCTTCCTGCTATGTGACATGGCTAATTGCAGACTAATTTGCCAGAACTTATTTATCTAAAGACTTAAATGATTGTTGGTTCTTTTATCATCTGGgaggaatttttttcatttttaatctattGCATCACCAACAAAGAAGGAGCGGTGACTATCATGAGTGACTAATAAAAATGCCTTTCACAGATTTTACAAAGAAGCAAAAGAACTCTCTAGAGGCCACCAAGTGTGGGGCCCAGGGAGGACCACACACATTCAAGCATTTTTTTCACAATTGCAAAGAAAACCGTAGGCTAGtcagctataaaaaagatgctttaaaaaaatctaggaaCCAGGATTTTGGTCAACCACCAGATGTGAAGGTTGCTATACACTTCTTTAAACCTAAAGCGGTCCCTCGTCTACCACAGGGGTTAGGTTTCAGAACCCCACtgcgataggtgaaaatctgcaaagtagtgaccttatatttattttattatttatatataaggtctattggaaagttctgtttgtttctatcacaaatttcaacacgtaagcacgtttatttggcgcatgtgtgcctctctatttttatcacttaatgtatacatactgatgtagcaaattaactaaaataaagttgattcacgttagtcttatgtgtgaagcgatagtgtacccatggctactgataaagttcatttacgccactgtgttgtatatgaatttcaacaaggaagaaatgctacagaagcatgtagaaatttattgaaagtgtttggtgaaggtacagtttctgataggacatgcagaagatggtttgaaaaattcaaaacaggtgattttgacctttctgataagccacgttctgggtgaccatctttgatcgatgaggatgttgttaagaccatgttggagcaagatccttttctgacaacattggagatcgcagaaaggcttaattcagctcagcaaaccatttcggaccatattcaaaggataggattggtgtggaaatatattatttaataaagtttattgacggtaagaaaaatttgtattttgttttattccaaaaacggccagaactttccggtagaccttatatattttaaggctttataaaccttccccacactctcataaacctttcccacactgttattaacttctcccacacttattttgcttattttactgcaaaaataattaaaataataaatatattaaaaatacctataggccctggctggttggctcagcggtagagcattggccctgcatgtggaagttccagtcagggcacataggagaagcagccatctacttctccaccttttcccttctccttcctctctatctctctcttcctctcctacagccaaggctccattggagcaaagttggcttaggcgctgaggacggctccatggcctctgcctcaggcgctagaatggctctggtcgcaatggagcaatgccctagatgggctgagcatcgcctcctggtggacatgctgggtagatcccagtcaggcacatgcgggagtctatcttactgcctccctgcttctaactttggtggaaaaaatacaaaaaaaaaaacaacaaaaaaaacccctatatATCGTAAAATctcacaatatagcaaaaaatccgtgataaaaaattaaatatatgcaatgttaaaatctgcaatacagtgagacctcAAAAAGTGAAtcgcgatatggtgagggacaactgtactCCCAAAACTGAGGCCGACAGGACACAGTGGTGATTACTATGGATTTCAAAAGCAGTGCTaggaaattaaaatgtgtttttattttccctaaacAGTATTAGTTTATTGCAAATTATCTTACTTGAAATATGGTttgcttctcttcattttttttctatagatataCTTCATGAAAACATTCACTCATATGTTCTACATAATGTATATGTGTAAATAATGCAAACATAAGAACATATAAGCTCTGgcctaagtggaacaacaaatgaatgcttctctctctctctctctccccctgcctctgtccctttaaaatcaatcaagttttttaaaagtacatataaaaatgtataaaatgaaatcggtttcttttttaatttgtccaAATGAAAGATGCTAGTTTATTTGGGGAAAGACATAATACATACATATTGAGTAATGCTATATCCAGCCATCATGATAAAAATGTCCATGTCTCTTTCTGTGACTTGATCTTCAGAACACAACGATGAGGAAGCTTTATCTGCAGTTCCCAGACAAAAATTGAGATTCAGAGAAGAGAAGGATCAACATGGTTATTAACAACCTAGAGTTGTAGAGTCAGGATAGGAATGGAGTCCAAGCGGCCCAGAGCCCTGGTCCCTTCCACCCTGCAAGTTAACTATGTACACTGGCTTATATTTTGGCCCTGCCGATGTCAGAGAAGCACTTCAAAAGCGTTCTGGGTCTCTGTGTCCAATATTCACCCTGCATGTGGATTTTGTATTAATTACTACCTAAGTTTCATGTGGCTTTGGGCCCCCGTGTTAAAACAGGGTGATAGGAAACATTTGATGCTCTCTAAAATGTCCTCTCTTTGTAGCAGAGCATGTCTGAAACAAAAAGCTAATAAAAGTGAATGTCATTTAGAGAATATTCCCAATAGCTAAGGATTTATATATACCATCTCTCTACATTCTTTCCAGAGGTATTACtaactctctttcccccttttatttTAAGGGAAGGTGATGtcatataaaaaacaaatcctgacataaaagagagagaatttatGCAAAAGCATTATTGCAGGGTAGGGATGTTAGGGAGGGAAGGGACCACTGCAATCAGGAGATCCTCCGACCAGAAAGTCTGCAAGTTTTTCCAGAGTTAGGCTGAAAGGGCTTTTCTTTCACAGAGAGAAGTAAACAAAGCTAGACAGAACCGGGtgtagggaagaaggaagaaaggttgGCATGCTCGGAGCAAACGacctacatattatatataatactatcTCAGGCTGAGGGTGGGCCCCAgttgggagagctggaggaaggagaggagcttAATCCAAGTTCTGATGCATCAGTGGGGCATACAACAGTTCAGCTAATCATTTAGGAGGCAACAAATAGGATTTTGGAGGGTCTTGTGTCTGGCTTTGTTATATAGGTATACAAAGGGAGAAGCATCCATCAATCTTATCTAGGAAGTCATTGGGGGAAGAGTGATTTTTTGCAGTACACTGATTTCCCAAACCAAAAGAGTGAGATTTCTAAAACTTCACTGGTTTCCAGGATCACAGGACTCAGGTAAAATTTAATATCATCAGGTATGAAAACTCAGGCTCAGGAAGGCAAAGTAATTTGCCCCAGGTCACCAGCCTCAGATGCTACTCTCCAAACACATGTCCACGCATGTATCCTCCACTCATTCCTCCCCAAGCAGCTTGTTAGCTGTTGGTTTTATTTCAATCActttactctttaaaaataacatgagaCACTTTTTGAAAAATCCACAGGTTCTTCAACACCAACAAATTAAACCTCTTTCATGTCTTTGCAGTTGTGAGACAAACGCCCACACCGCCGTTAATAAATCAGTTCCCAACTCTGGATTGGGAACATGAACTTGGCTTGGCCTTCACCAAGAACCGGATGAACTATACCAATAAATTCCTGGTGATCCCAGAGGCAGGAGACTACTTTGTTTACTCCCAGATCACATTCCGAGGTCCCATATCCAAGTGTGGTGAAGTCAGCCAAGGAAACCGACTGAGCAAGCCTGATGCCATCATCGTGGTCATTACCAAGGTAACGGACAGCTACCCCGAGCCCACCCAACTTCTAATGGGGACCAAGACAGTGTGTGAAATAGGCAGCAACTGGTTCCAACCCATTTATCTAGGGGCCATGTTCTTCTTGCAAGAAGGAGACAAGCTGACGGTAAACGTCAGTGACATCTCTTTGGTGGATTACACAAAAGAAGATAAAACCTTCTTTGGAGCCTTCTTGCTATAGGGGCAAGGCAAGTGGCATTGTGGAAAGGTCCTCTCCTCttaattccttttttgtttttcattcatatGTAATTATAGCCAGGGATTTTCTTGGAGAACTCCACAGAGACAGTGACTTAGCTATGAAATTTAGGGCCCAGAAGTTCACACTTTATGTGCCTTACTGATGAGAATACTAATTGGAAAAAGGCAGAAGAAAGCAGATGTATTATCATGACTGCTTGGAAGAGTGGTGAGTTTCTACACATTAGAACACCAGTCACCAAATAAATGGATGATCTACTTGAAACATTTCCATACCATCCTACTGCATATTTGTCACCAGTGGGCTCAGTTGTTGTTCAATTAGATTATAAAGCATCTGCTTCAGTTCAAGAGCCTTGAATAAAATCCAGAGCCCTTGAGAACAGTGTTAAATCTTCCCAAGGAGAAATCCTTAATCAGTTTTCCCAAATACTAATTCCATGCCTTGcctaaaagaatgaaagaagctGGTGGtcttcatgaatttttttttaaaagaaattggttTCCATAATGCTATCTCTGGCACATGAGAAGAACTACCTTTCCCTTTATTGTGTACACAAGCATCAAAACAGGCAAGTGTGAGTTCCACCTACATATCAAAAATACAACAATAGTATTTATTCAACACAGTGTCCTTGAGCGCCTATCACATTCTGGGTGTTACTTTTACCCAGAAGACACTAGGAAGAACAAGCCAGACTCTCTACTCAAAACTTATGTGAATATCACTGGATGGCTCCTGGTCAAATGTGTCTCAGCATGCTCCAAGAACTAACTCCAAGTCCTAAAATAATATCATCTGACAAGTGTGACTGCCAGCTGATTAGGTCACTCAAGAAACCTGAAGACAGATTTCTAGCTAACTAGATCAACTACCACAGACTTGATTAATGCCAGGAGGCATGGACCTATTctctggggaagggggaaggggtgggtaATATCATTCATCAACATATCTGGAGAACTTAACCTAGATCTGCTTTGAATTTTGATTCCCAACTTCATATGCAGAGTGTCATGTGGGTATTTTGCTCTTAAAATACTCAAACGGATTTAAATATGGGATTAGGTAATCAGCTCAGCCAAGACTTCTTCCCTGGAGGAGCAGGTGGACATTGAGGAAGTCCCTCCTGAGTGTCAATGGGTTTATATCCTCTAACATATCATTTTCCTGTATTAATATgtcaggggtgggaggggcatttctgctctctgagcctctgctgACTTGTCTGTAAAGCAAGAATCCATCAATTTGTTTCCCAGGATCAAATGAGTTCATGGAGATGAACCACATTAATCTTGAGTGCTCTGTGAAGTCCAAGAGCATGTCAGTATGACATGGGCGCGACCTTCAGCACTTCAGACTCTATTATAAATGCTCCCTATTGTTGGAGACCTCACGATGTGCCTGAAAGCAAACTTGACATCAAAATCACTCTTCCCCTTAATGCCAGGAGTCTACAGAGACAGAGGTGCACAATGGACCTCCTGACTACAATGATTAGTATAGCAGTACttgatcaatatttgttgaattataatgaaataaaaattaatttccagTCTCTCAGTTGGTTGGTTAAGTAAGGCTCTAAAGCCATCAGCTTCTCCAAACAGTCAGCACAGGGCTCAGTGGGAGCACAGAGAAGGGCGTGGCCCCTCCACCTGGTTCAGAAGACTCTTCACCAAGGAAGTGAGTTCTGAAAGAAGGTGGGTGGACGACAGATGGCCTCAGGGAAAGGGCATCTCAGAGGGAGGAATTACCCTTTCCTTAAAGCAGAAAGGAAAGGTTTCTGAGTAACTACAAAACCAGCTCCATCAAAGAATGTTTCCTTGCCCGACTCCTAGAACAATATTAGATCACGAATGTTTTATCAATGACTGTAGATCAGAACtggctttatgatcagaactAACacctcattaagaaaataaaatgctctgACCACATCTGCATGACAGA from Saccopteryx leptura isolate mSacLep1 chromosome 2, mSacLep1_pri_phased_curated, whole genome shotgun sequence carries:
- the TNFSF15 gene encoding tumor necrosis factor ligand superfamily member 15, with the protein product MGGLSGGVSSGSRTSRSMAEDLGLSFLGETASVEMLPEDHSCRPKDRAGLAARISSACWVFSCCLVSLLILVGFITYLLVGQLRAQEETCLFQTSKGQEFGPSHQRAYTPPRAGGDKPRAHLTVVRQTPTPPLINQFPTLDWEHELGLAFTKNRMNYTNKFLVIPEAGDYFVYSQITFRGPISKCGEVSQGNRLSKPDAIIVVITKVTDSYPEPTQLLMGTKTVCEIGSNWFQPIYLGAMFFLQEGDKLTVNVSDISLVDYTKEDKTFFGAFLL